A stretch of DNA from Mycobacterium senriense:
TCCGGGTGCGGCGCCTACGCCAACGAACCGTCGCCAGCAGGGACGGCAGCAATTCCGGAGACATCTCCGGGGCCGGACCGGATTGGTCGATCGCGGCCACTTCGTGGCGGTCGAGCTGTGACAGCAGGGCCGGCACGCCACTGAGGTCGGCGACGGCCTCCCGGCAGGCCGGGCAGTGTGCCATGTGCGTCTCGAATTCGCGGCGTTGCGAGGCCGGCAAGGAGCCCAGCACGTATGCGGCATCCCACATCGCGTAGCGGTCTTCGGGAGGGCCGAGATCCTGCACCGGCGTCCTCATTTCATCCATTCTTCTCACCCCTCAAGCATTCGGAGGCCCTCATCGGGTAACCCCGAGTTCCTGCAGAGTGAGTCGCAACGCCCGCACCGCATAGTGTAGTCGCGACTTCACCGTTCCCTCGGCGATGCCGAGGTCTGCAGCAGTCTGTGTGGTGGTCCAACCGCGGTAGTAGGACCGTTCGATCACCGCCCGGTGCTCGGCGGACAACTGGGCCATCGCGTCCGCTATCAATAACCTGTCCAGCGCGGCATTGACCTCATCCGGCGTGGACTGTTCGGGTGCCCCCGATACGTCTGTGGAGCCGACGACCTTGCGAAACCGCGCGCTGCGCCGATCATCGATGATCATGTTGCGGGCCACGGTGAACAACCACGCCCGCGCCGAGCGCTCGGTGTCGCCGACGACCTCGGGGTGTTGCCATGCCCGCAGCAGCGTCTCCTGAACCACGTCCTCGGACTGGCTCGCGTCCCCCGTCAACCGCAACGCGTAGCGCCACAGAACCGCGGCGTGTTCGTCGTACAGCGCCTTCATCAGAGCGGCCTCGGCTACCCCGGAAGCCCTCCCCGTGCCAGCAACCCGAGCCACTCGATCACCTCCGACTACTGAAACGAGGCGAGTGGGCGTTTAGTTCAAGGCTAGCCCTGCTAGGAGGGCAAAGTCAGGATGCGCGGACCGGCGTCGGTAACGGCGACGGTGTGCTCCCAGTGCGCCGCGCGCGAACCGTCGGTGGTGGTGACCGTCCACTGGTCGTCCAGCACCACGGTCTTGCCGGTTCCCAGCGTCAGCATGGGTTCGATGGCCAGCACCGACCCGGCGGCCAGCAGGGGGCCACGCCCGGGCGAGCCCTCGTTGGGCAGGAACGGGTCCATGTGCATCTGCCGGCCGATGCCGTGGCCGCCGTAGCCCTCGACGATCCCGAAGGCCCGCGAATGGCGGGCCGCGGCGTCGCGCGTGCCCATCTCGATGGCGTGCGACACGTCGGTCAGCCGGTTGCCGGGCACCATCGCCGCGATCCCGGCCTCCAGTGATTCCCTCGTCGCCTGCGACAGCGCCTCGTCGGCCGCGTCCAGCGTCCCGACCCCGAAGGTGATCGCGGCGTCGCCGTGCCAGCCATCCAGCACCGCCCCGCAGTCGATCGACACCAGGTCACCGGGCGCCAGGATCTCGGCGGCCGACGGGATCCCGTGCACCACCCGCTCGTTGACCGACGCGCAGATGGAGGCGGGGTAACCGTGGTAGCCCAGGAACGACGGCACCGCGCCGGCGTCGCGGATCACCGATTCGGCGATCTCGTCCAGGCCCAGCGTCGACACCCCGGAAACCACGGCCGCGCGGACCGCCTGCAACGCGGCCGCGACCACCGCGCCCGCCGCGGCCATGGCGTCGAGTTCGCCGGCACTGCGCTGCGGCACCACCTTGCGACTCCGCAGCCGCGCCAGCGGGTTCATCCCTACTTGCCCAGCGCCTGCAGCGCGCGGGCGAACACTTCGTCCATGGTGCCGACGGCGTCGACGGTCTTGAGTTGGTGGCTGTAGTAGTCCAGCAGCGGCGCCGTCTCGGCGCGGTAAATCTTCATCCGGTTCCGGATGACGTCCTCGGTGTCGTCGGCGCGGCCGCGGCCCTTCAGCCGCTGCAGCAGCTCGTCCTCCGAGACCCGGAATTCCAGCACCGCGTCGATGTCGGTGCCCCGGCGTCCCAGCATGTCGTGCAGCGCCTTGGCCTGCTCGATCGAGCGCGGGTATCCGTCCAGGATGAAACCGTTGGCGCAGTCCGCGTCGTTCAGCCGGTCGTCGACGAGCTGGTTGGTCAGCTCCGAGGGCACCAGGTCGCCGGCGTCCAGGTAGCGCTTGGCCTCCAGGCCGAGCTTGGTCCCGTTCTCGATGTTGCTGCGGAACAGCTCACCGGTGGAGATCTGCGGGATGCCCAGCTTTTCCGAGAGCTTCTGGGCCTGCGTTCCCTTGCCCGCCCCCGGCGGTCCCAGCAAAACGACTCTCACTTGAGGAACCCTTCATAGTTGCGCTGCATGAGCTGACTCTCGATCTGCTTGACCGTATCCAAGCCCACGCCGATCATGATCAACACCGCGGTACCGCCGAACGGCAGATTCTGAACCGCTCCGCTGTTGCCGATCTGCAAGAACAAGTTGGGCAGCACCGAAATTGCGCCGAGGTAGATCGAACCCGGCAGGGTGATCCGGCTCAGCACAAAACGCAGGTAGTCGGCGGTCGGCTTGCCCGGCCGGATGCCGGGAATGAAGCCGCCGAACTTCTTCATCTCGTCGGCACGCTCGTCGGGATTGAACGTGATCGACACGTAGAAGTACGTGAAGAAGATGATGAGGCCGAAGTAGATGGCGATGTAGACCGGGTCGCTCGGGTCGGACAGGTAGGTGCCGACGAACTTGTCCCACCAGCTGTTGCCCACGCCGCCGGCGCCGCTGCGGATCAACTGGGTGATCAGGTGCGGGATGTAGATCAGCGAGGACGCGAAGATCACCGGGATAACGCCGGCCTGGTTGACCTTGAGCGGCAGGTAGGTCGACGTTCCGCCGTACATGCGGCGGCCGACCATGCGCTTGGCGTACTGGACCGGGATCCGGCGCTGGCCCTGCTCGACGAAGACCACGCCGACGATGATGACCAGCGCGGCGATCAGGACGGCGCCGAAGATCATCCCGCCGCGGCTGTCCAGGATCGTCTTGCCCTCCGCGGGGATGCGCGCCGCGATGCCGACGAAGATCAGCAAGGACATGCCGTTGCCGATGCCTCGCTCGGTGATCAGCTCACCCATCCACATCACCAGCGCCGCGCCGCTGGTCATCACCAGCACGATGACGACCAGCGTGAAGATGCTCTGGTCGGCGATGATGTCCAGCGAACAGCCCTGCAGCAGCCCGCCGTTGGCCGCCAGGGCCACGATGCTGGTGGCCTGCAGGACGGCCAGCGCGATGGCCAGATAACGCGTGTACTGCGTCATCTTGGCCTGGCCCGATTGGCCTTCCTTGCGCAGCTCCTCGAACCGCGGGATGACCACCGTGAGCAGCTGCACGATGATGCTGGCGGTGATGTAGGGCATCACCCCCACCGCGAACACGGTGAGTTTGAGCAGCGCGCCACCCGAGAACAGGTTGATCAGCGAGTAGATCTGTCCGGCCGCGCCGCCGCTGGCCTCTTTGATGCACTGCTGGACGTTCGGGTAGTTGACGCCAGGGGACGGTAGCGCGGCGCCGACCCGGTACAAGACGACGATGCCAAGCGTGAAGAGGATCTTCCGTCTCAGGTCGACTGTTCGCAGCGATGAGATGAAAGCGGAAAGCAACTCTTCCTCCTGCGCAGCCGGGGTTTTCCTGCATCACGCGCCCAACACCCGCAGGCCAGGACGTACGGCCGACTTCTCTACAGCGCGTCAAACCGTGTACGAGACTAACAGCTGGTCCGGGCAGGTCTGGTCAGGGCCTTTCCTGCGGCCCCTCGCGGCGCCTTTCACCAAGTGTTCGCGCCGCCGCCGCAACGCGCCCAAAAAACACAGGAACCCGTAAGCCGTGAGGCGTAGAGTGCCTCTGACTCGTTGCATTTGCTAAGTAACTTGGGAGCAGCATGACACGCACTGACCAAGACAGCTGGGACTTGGCCTCGAGCGTCGGTGCCACGGCCACGATGGTCGCCGCGGCCCGCGCACTGGCCAGCGAGGCCGCCAACCCCATCATCAACGACCCGTACGCCGCACCCCTGGTGCGCGCCGTCGGCCTGGACTTCTTCCGGCGGCTGGTTGACGGTGAGGTCGCCGACTCCGAGGGATACGAGGGCAGCGGCAAGGATCTGGGGCTGGAGACGGATTCCATCGCCGTGCGCACCCGCTTCTTCGACGACTTCTTCCTCAACGCCGCCCGCGACGGCGTTCGCCAGGCGGTGATCCTGGCGGCCGGCCTGGACGCCCGCGCCTACCGGCTGAGCTGGCCACCGGGAAGCGTGGTCTACGAGGTCGATCAGCCCGCCGTCATCGAGTTCAAGAGCACCACCATGTCCAGCCTGGCTGCCGCCCCGGCAGCCGAGCGGCGCACGGTCAGCATCGACCTGCGCGAGGACTGGCCCGCCGCGCTGCGCGCCAGCGGCTTTGACGTAACGAAGCCGACCTCGTGGAGCGCCGAGGGCCTGCTGATGTACCTGCCGCCCGACGCCCAGGACCGGCTCTTCGACAACATCACCGAGCTCAGCGCGCCCGCCAGCTTGTTGGCCACCGAGTATCACCCCGACACCGGCGGCACGACGATGTCGCAACGGGCCCAGGAGTTCAACGACCGCTGGGCCAAGGTCGGCTGCGACATCGACCTGTCGGGACTGTTCTTCGACGGCGAGCGCAGCAACGTCGTCGACTACCTCACCGGCAAGGGCTGGGAAGTGGCCTCGCGGCCGCGCCGCGAACTGTTCGGCGACTACGGCCTGCAATTCCACGACGACGAGGCGATGGCGCAGTTCCGCAACATCGTGGCCGTCACCGCCACCCTGCGCCGTTAGGAGACCGCGATGCCGGAGACCGACAGCAGGCGATCAGACGGCGACAGTTGGGATCTGGCGTCCAGCGTGGGCGCCACCGCCACCGCGGTGGCCGCCCGGCGGGCGCTGGCCTCCAAGGGCCCCGAGCCGTTGATCGACGATCCCTTCGCCGAGCCATTGGTGTGCGCCGTCGGCGTCGAGGCTTTCATCCGGATGATGAACGGAGACATCGAGACACCCGAGGACGATCCGGCGTTCACCCCGCGCCGCCTCGGTGAGGGCATGGCGGTCCGCACCCGGTTCTTCGATTCCTTCTTCCTCGACGCCGCCAACTCCGGTATCCGCCAGGCCGTCATCTTGGCCTCGGGGCTGGACACCCGCGCCTACCGGCTGGCCTGGCCGCCTCAGACGGTGGTCTACGAGATCGACCAGCCCCGGGTGATCGAGTTCAAGACCCGGACCCTGTCCCAGCTGGGCGCAACGCCGAGGGCCGACCGGCGGGCGGTGGGCGTCGACCTGCGCGACGACTGGCCGGCCGCGTTGGCCGACAGCGGATTCGACGCGAGCGCACCCGCGGCCTGGAGCGCCGAGGGGCTCCTGGGCTATCTGCCGCCGGAGGCACAGGACCGCCTGTTCGACAACATCACCGCGCTGTCCGCCAACGGCAGCAGGATCGGCACCGGCTACGTGCCCGACATGCGGGGACGCATCGAAAAACGCGGCCGGGAGATCAGCGAACGCTGGCGGCGCATGGGGCTGGACCTCAACTGGGCCGATCTGGTCTACCCCGGCGAACGCAACGACGTGGTGACCTACCTGTCCGGGCGCGGCTGGGACTCGTCGGTGCACACCACCCCGGAGCTCTACGCGGCCAACGGTTTTGAGTTCCCCGAGCAACCCTCGATGGCCGCCTTCGGCGACATCAGATACGTCACCGCGACATTGACCAAGGAGGCGTCGTGACACGCACCGATCAAGACAGCTGGGACCTGGCCTCGAGCGTGGGCGCTACCGCGACCTGGGTCGCCGCGTGCCGGGCGCTGGCCGGCAACCGGCCTGACGCGCTGATCGACGACCCGTTCGCCGACCCGCTGGTCCGCGCGGTGGGTGCCGAGTTCTTCATCCGGGTGCTCGACGGTGAGATCACCGACGAGACGGGCGGTCTCGATGCCGATGCCGACCCCGATGCGGAGTTCAACCTGCAGCGCATGGTCGACATCATGGCCGTGCGCACCCGCTACTTCGACGACTTCTTCACCGACGCAACCGCTTCCGGCGTCCGCCAGGCCGTCATCCTCGCCTCCGGCCTGGACTCACGCCCGTACCGCCTGGCCTGGCCGGCGGGCACGGTGGTGTATGAAATCGATCAGCCGGCCGTCATCGACTTCAAGTCCACGACCCTGGCGAAGTTGGGCGCCCAGCCCACGGCGGACCGCCGGACCGTGTCGGTCGACCTGCGCGATGACTGGTTGAATGCGTTGCGGGACAAGGGGTTCAACGAGTCAAAGCCCAGCGCATGGAGCGCCGAGGGCCTGTTGATGTATTTGCCGCCGGAGGCGCAGGACAGGCTCTTCGATGCCATCACCACGCTCAGTGCCCCGGGCAGCCGGCTGGCGACCGAATACCACGACGGCGGCACGCCGCACCTGCTGGAAAAGCGCGCGAAGGCGATGGCCAGGCGGTGGGGCCAATTCGGCTTCGATGTCGACGTGTCGACGCTGGTCTATCGCGGCGAGCGCACTCCGGCGGCGGCGTATCTGACCGCGCACGGCTGGCAGGTGTCGACGCGCACCCGCGCGGACATGTTCGCCGAGGCCGGGCTGCACGTCCCGCCGGGTGAGAGCATGGAGGCGATGCAGAACAGCATCGCGGTGGACGCCGTTCTGCGCTAACGGTCGGGATTGGCCGCCGGTGCGCGCACCACCATCGGCACCGCGGGGAAACACCACGCCATCTCCGAGCGCGACTTGCGCAGCGCGGCGGTGCCGTAACCCTTCTTGCGGTGGTCGGGGTGGATCCAGATCCGCACCTGCACCTCACCACCGAGCAACTCGCCGAACACCATGCCGACCTTCTCGCCCGAGTCGATGGCCACGAACCATGCGGCCTCTTCGTCGTCGACACGGCCCAACGCGGCTCTGATCTCGTCGTCGAGGTTGCCCGCCTGCCCGCCGGATCCGTCGCCCGACGCGCCACCCATGTCCTCGGTGCGGACGCCGAAGATGTCGCGGTCCTCGCTCGCGGAGAACGGCCGGAGCTCGAGAGTGTCCCCCGAGCTCGCCGGACGCTCGCCCAGGGTGAAGCTCAGCTGCTTGTTCAAGTCTTCGAGCTCGGCCTGGATGATCTTGCGCGAATCCTTGGTCAGCCGGTCGAAGGACAAGCCGAACACCGCTTCGGCGCCCGTGTGCGAGGTGCCGAGCAAACCGGCGATCGCCTCGACCGCTTCCGATTTGTCGTCGGCCTCCACGATCAGGTCGAGCACTTCGTGCCGGCGCTCAAGAGCTTTCAGCAGTGCGTCGGCGATATCCCTGCGGGCGGCTTTGCGGTCTTGGTCGGTCATGGCACCAGCCTAGAACGCCGGTGGTGCGACCGCGCTACATCTGCGGTTTCCCAGCTCCAGGAAGCGCTGGTAGCGATCCTCGACCGCACTCGCCCAGGCCGGATCGGGCTCGACGACGCGCTCGATGCGCGCCCATCGGGCGGCGTCGGCGATCGTCGTCTCCAGGCCGACCGCCATGCGCGCCAGGAACGCCGCCCCCAGCGCGGCCCCTTCCGCCACCCCGGACACCTCGACCGGTCGCCCGGTGGCGTCGGCGATGGCCTGCAGCCACGGCGCCACCCGGGTGCCCCCGCCGGTGGCCACGAGGCGCGACACCGGCGCCCCGCCGAGTTCGATGAGCCGGCGAACCACGAACCCGGACGCCTCATAGGCGGCGCGGCGCAGCGCGGCGGCGTCGTGGGTCAGATCCAGCGCCTCGAGCACGCCCCGGCAGTCCCGATCGTGGAACGGCGTGCGCTCGCCGCGCAGATAGGGCGCCCACACCGGGACCCGCCCGGGTTCGACGGTGGTTGGGTCCGCCGGTGCCACAACGCGATCCACCCAGCCCAGGAACAGCCCGCCGGCGTTGCTGGCCCCGCCGATCTGGCTCTTGCCGGGCGCGGTGTGCGGAATGGTCCACAGGCCGGGCATCTGGCGGGCCTCGGCGATGGTGGTCCACACGATCAGCGTGGTGCCGCACATCACCAGCACGTCGCCGTCGCGGTCGGCGCCGGCCACGATCTGTTCGCACAGCGCGTCGATGGCGCCGGTGGCCAGCGCGGCATCGGTGCCGCGCAACTGCCCGACAACGGCTCCCATGCTCTCCACCCGCGGCAGCTGCTCGACGGCCGCGCCGCGTTCGGCGCACGCCTCGGGATTCCAGCCGGTCCCGTCGAACAGGGGGAACGCGGTGGCGGCGGTCGCGATGTCGATCGCCGCCTGACCCGACAGCGCGTGGTTGGCCACCGCCGGCGCGGGCCAGTAGCCGGCGGCGCCCGGAGCCTGCTCGGCCGTCCAGCGCAAGAACTCCGCGGCCTCGCCCAGGGCGGGCAGCGGCTGCGCGTCGCCGCCGGGCGTGCGGCCCCGGACGTCCCCGTAGAGCAGTCCCGGCGTGATGGGTGCACCGGTGTCGTCGACGGCGGTCATCGACGGCACCATCGCCGAGACGGCCGCCGCGGCGATGCCGGGCTGGTGGATCAGTTCGTTCAGGGCGGCCGACGGCCCACGCCGCCACGCCGCCTCGGCGTCGTGCTCCAGCCGGTCGGGCGCAGGTACCCGCAGCTCATGGGGGATGCGCACGCGGGCCGTCACGTTGCCGTCGGCGTCGGCGGATATCGCCTTGACCGCGGTGCTGCCGACGTCGATGCCGATTGTGACGTCTTTGCGTGACACGGGCGTCACCGTACGCCAGCATTGGCACTCGTGACGTCCAAACCACGCGCGTTGGTGACCGCCCCGATGCGGGGGCCGGGCTTCGCCAAACTGCGAGAGCTGGCCGACGTCGTGTACGACCCCTGGATCGAGCAGACCCCGCTGCGCATCTACGGTCCCGAGCAGCTGGCCGAGCGGATCGCCGGCGAAGCCGCCGAAATCGTGGTGGTGGAAGGCGATTCGGTGCGCGGCCCGGTGTTCGAGCAGGGCGTGCGGGTGATCGCGTCCACCCGCGGTGACCCCAACAACGTCGACATCGCGGGGGCCACCGCGGCCGGCATCCCGGTGCTGAACACCCCGGCCCGCAACGCCGATGCGGTCGCTGAGATGACGGTGGCCCTGCTGCTCGCCGCCACCCGTCACGTGCTGACCGCGGACGCGGATGTGCGCAGCGGCAACATCTTTCGCGACGGCAGCATCCCGTATCAGCGGTTCCGCGCCGCCGAGATCGCAGGACTCACGGCCGGGCTGGTGGGGCTTGGCGCCGTCGGCCGCGCGACGCGGTGGCGGTTATCCGGGCTGGGGCTGCGGGTCATCGCGCACGACCCCTACAACCCCGACGCGCAGCACAGCCTCGACGAGCTGCTGAGCCAGGCCGACGTGGTCTCACTGCACGCCCCGGTCACCGACGACACGGTCGGCATGATCGGCGTGCGGGAGTTCGCGGCCATGCGCGACGGCGTGGTGTTCCTCAACACCGCCCGCGCCCAGCTGCACGACACCGACGCCCTGGTCGACGCCCTGGTCGCGGGCAAGGTGGGCGCCGCGGGCCTGGACCACTTCGCCGGCGAAAGGCTGCCTGTCGACCACCCGTTGGTGGGGATGCGAAACGTCGTGCTGACGCCGCACATCGGGGGCGCCACCTTCGACACCGAGGCGCGGCAGGCGCAGATGGTGGCCGACGATCTCGAGGCGCTGCTGGCCGGCAACGCGCCCGCTCACATCGTCAACCCGGAGGTGCTGGGGTCATGAAGTTCGTCGACAACCCGGAGACCGCGGTGCTGGACGCCGCCAAGGACATGCTGCGCCGCGGCCTGGTGGAGGGGACGGCGGGCAACATCTCGGCGCGGCGGGCCGACGGCAACGTCGTCGTCACCCCGTCGTCGGTGGACTACCGCGACATGCAGCTCGACGATCTGGTGCTCGTCGACGCGGACGGCTCGGTGCTGCGGGCGGCCGAGGGCCGCTCTCCGTCGTCGGAGATGCAGCTGCACCTGGCCTGCTACCGGGCCTTCGACGACGTCGGCAGCGTCATCCACAGCCATCCGGTGTGGGCGACCATGTTCGCCATCGCCCACGAATCGATCCCGGCGTGCATTGACGAGTTCGCGGTGTACTGCGGCGGCGACGTCCGCTGCACCGAGTACGCGGCGTCCGGCACGGCGGAGGTCGGCGCCAACGCGGTCTCCGCGCTCGAGGGCCGCGGCGCCGCCCTGATCGCCAACCATGGCCTGGTGGCGGTGGGGCCGCGGCCGGACAAGGTTCTGCACATTACCGCGCTGGTCGAGCGGACAGCCCAAATAGTTTGGGGCGCACGCGCTCTCGGCGGGCCAGTGCCGATCCCCGAGGACGTCAACCGCAACTTCGCAGCGGTCTACGGCTACCTGCGCGCCAACACCTGACGCTGGTCGATGCCCACCTTCACCGCGCCGCTGTCGCCCTGATTGGCGAGCGCGTGGAAAGCGTCGCGCCACCGTTCCAGTCGGAAGGTGTGGGTGAGCATGGGGCGCAGGTCCATTCGGCCCGCGGCGGCCAGATCGAGGTAGTGTGCGATGGCGTGCTTGCGCTGCCCGTCCACCTCCTCGATGCCGAAGGCGTTCGAGCCGACGAACGAGAGCTCTTTGAAGTACAGCGGGCTGTCCTCCCACCGGCCCGGGGCGTGAACGCCGGCCTTCACCAACGTGCCTCGCGACCGCAGGACCCGGACGCCGACCTCGAAGGTCTCGGGCTTGCCCACGGTGTCGTAGACGACGTCGACGGCGCCGGGGTGGGCCATCGGCAGACCCTGCAGCGGCTGGCGCAACCGGCCACCGCCCCACGTGACGAGCTCCTCGATGATGGCCGTACGCGGTTCGTGCGCAAGGATTTTCGCGGCGCCGAACCGTCGGGCCAGCTCGGCCTGCGCGGCGAAGCGCGCCACCACCGCGACGGCCACGCCGGGATACAGCGCCCGCAGGATCGCAACCGCACACAATCCCAGCGAGCCGGCGCCGTACACCAGCGCGGTGCCCGACCGCGGCGGCGGGTGCCGGGTGATCGAGTGCAGCGACACCGAGAACGGGTCGGCGAACACCGCCATCTCGTCGGGAATCGAGTCCGGCACGGCGAACAGCATGCTGTCGTGTGCCGGCATCAGTTCGGCGTAGCCGCCCGTCACGTCGGCCGAGACCCCGGTGTGGATGCCCGGCTTGATGTCGCCGTCGGTAAAGCTCCAGCACAGGCTGTAGTCGCCGGCTTCGCATGCGGGACAAGGCGGTTGGATGCCGCGCGGCCCGCAGGACAGCCACGGGTTGAGCACCACCCGCTCCCCCACACTCAGCCCCCGTGCCGCGGGGCCCAGCGCCACCACGTCGGCGACCACCTCGTGGCCCATGACTTGCGGGAACGAACAGAACGCGGCCATGGCATTGTCGGTGTCGCCCTCGCCGAAGTCCAACAGGATCTGCTTGGAATCCGATCCGCAGATGCCAGTCAGCCGCGGCCGGGTGATCACCCAATCCTCTTGCGGCAGTTCCGGATCCGGCAGGTCGCGTAGGGCGGTCGGGGTGCGCGTCAGGTTCTGGCTCAACGGGTTGGCGTCGTCGGGCACCTCGAAGGGCTCCGGTGGCACGCCGTAGACGAGCGCCTTCATCGCGACGCCATCCCGGCGGCGCCGGCGATGAACGCGTCCAGGTCGGCGTTTTTGGCGTCGACTACGGCCTTCATGTCGGGTAAGTAGTGCTCGAAGCGCTCACTGTCCAGGGCCGCGATGATGCCGTCGGCCACCACGTCCGCGGCCACCTTGGGTCCCCGGTAGAGCGGTTCCTCGCTGCCCGGGTGGTCCCAGATCTCCGTATCGACCGGGCCCGGCTCGATCAGCTTCACCGAGATCGGCGTGTCGTGCAGGTCCACGGCCATTGCCTCACTCCATCCACACAGCGCGAATTTGCTCGCGCAATAGGCGCTTTCGTGGATTATTCCGAGCCGGCCGCCAACGCTCGACACGTTGACGACCGTGCCCGATCCGCGTGCCAGCATCCGCGGCAACAGCGCCAGCGTCAGGTGCATCGGGGCGAAGAAGTTGACCCGCATGACCGCTTCGGCCTCGTCCGGGTCCAGCGTGATGACGCTGCGCCGCTTGGGCATCGCGGCGTTGTTGACCAGCACGTCGACGCCGTCCATCGCATCCCAGGCCCGCAGCGCCAGGTCACCCAGCGCCGCCGTGTCGGCCAGGTCGGCCACCCACATGGCCGAGTCCGGCGAGGCGCGCCGGCAGTCGGCCAGCACCTCACCAAGCCGATCCCGGCGGCGCGCGATCAGCCCCACCACCGCGCCCCGGGCGGCCAGCCGTCGCGCCAGGGCCGCGCCCAATCCCGACGAGGCACCCGTGATGAGCACCCGTTTACCCGCCATTCCGGAGGGCGTTGCGTACGCCATCAGTAAAGGTTGCCGCGAATCGCGGGAAGCGTACAGTGGGAGAAGCTTGTTATATTGGCTAAGTATTAGATTGACTACCTCCGATAGGGGCACACGAATGACTTCCACCAGGTACGAAGGCGACACCTGGGACCTGGCGTCCAGCGTCGGGGTGACCGCGACCATGGTCGCGGCGGCCCGCGCCATGGCCACCCGCGCCGACAAACCGCTGATCAACGACCCCTTCGCGGAGCCGCTGGTCAAACTGGTCGGCGTGGACCTGCTCTCCCGGCTGGCCAGCGGCGAGCTGGATCCCGCCGAGCTGAACGATGTTCACGACGGTGCGGGGTCGGCCGGGGCGATGTCGCGGATGGCGGACAACATGGCGGTCCGCACCAAGTTCTTCGACGAGTTCTTCCTGGACGCGACGAACGCGGGCATCAAGCAGGCGGTGATCCTGGCTTCCGGGCTGGACGCCCGCCCGTACCGGTTGGCGTGGCCGGCCGGCACCGTGGTCTACGAGGTGGACCAACCGCAGGTCATCGAATTCAAGACCCGATCGCTGGCCGACCTGGGCGCCGCCCCCACCGCCGAGCGGCGGGTGGTGGCTGTCGACCTGCGCGACGACTGGCCCACCGCGCTGCGCAACGCGGGGTTCGATCCGGCCCAGCCGACCGCGTGGAGCGCCGAGGGCCTGCTCGGCTACCTGCCGCCCGAGGCGCAGGATCGCCTGCTGGACACCATCACCGAGCTCAGCGCGCCGGGCAGCCGGTTGGCCACCGAGAGCGCGCCCAACCCCGAGCCCGGCGACGAGGAGAAGATGAAGGAGCGCATGCAGACGATCTCCGAGCGCTGGCGGGCGCACGGTTTCGAGCTGGACATGGCGGGCCTGGTCTACTTCGGTGACCGCAACGAGGCGGCTCCCTACCTGGCCGAGCGTGGCTGGCAACTGAACAGCGCCAGCATCGGAGAACTGTTCGCGGCCAACGGACTTGATCCCCTTACCGACGACGACATGCGCATGGGCGAGATGCTGTACACCAGCGGCACGCTCGGCGAGAAATAGGAGCCAGGAGGATGACCACCGACGCGGGACGCACCGACGGCGACAGCTGGGGACCGGCACACAGCGTGGGAGCGACGGCCACCATGGTCGCCGCCTCTCGCGCCGTGGCGTCGCAGGGACCCGATGCTTTGCTTGACGATCCGCTGGCCGACCCGCTGGTGCGTGCCGTCGGGCTGGACCCGTTCATCCGCATCGTCGACGGCGAGATCGACTTCGAGGACGACCCGCTGTTCAACCGCAAGTCGCGGGCCGAGCAGATCACGGTGCGCACCAGGTTTTTCGACGACTTCTTCATCGGCGCCACCAAAGACGGTGTGCGGCAGGCGGTAATCCTGGCTTCCGGATTGGACACC
This window harbors:
- a CDS encoding L-fuculose-phosphate aldolase, which gives rise to MKFVDNPETAVLDAAKDMLRRGLVEGTAGNISARRADGNVVVTPSSVDYRDMQLDDLVLVDADGSVLRAAEGRSPSSEMQLHLACYRAFDDVGSVIHSHPVWATMFAIAHESIPACIDEFAVYCGGDVRCTEYAASGTAEVGANAVSALEGRGAALIANHGLVAVGPRPDKVLHITALVERTAQIVWGARALGGPVPIPEDVNRNFAAVYGYLRANT
- a CDS encoding class I SAM-dependent methyltransferase; the protein is MTRTDQDSWDLASSVGATATWVAACRALAGNRPDALIDDPFADPLVRAVGAEFFIRVLDGEITDETGGLDADADPDAEFNLQRMVDIMAVRTRYFDDFFTDATASGVRQAVILASGLDSRPYRLAWPAGTVVYEIDQPAVIDFKSTTLAKLGAQPTADRRTVSVDLRDDWLNALRDKGFNESKPSAWSAEGLLMYLPPEAQDRLFDAITTLSAPGSRLATEYHDGGTPHLLEKRAKAMARRWGQFGFDVDVSTLVYRGERTPAAAYLTAHGWQVSTRTRADMFAEAGLHVPPGESMEAMQNSIAVDAVLR
- a CDS encoding NAD(P)-dependent oxidoreductase, which codes for MTSKPRALVTAPMRGPGFAKLRELADVVYDPWIEQTPLRIYGPEQLAERIAGEAAEIVVVEGDSVRGPVFEQGVRVIASTRGDPNNVDIAGATAAGIPVLNTPARNADAVAEMTVALLLAATRHVLTADADVRSGNIFRDGSIPYQRFRAAEIAGLTAGLVGLGAVGRATRWRLSGLGLRVIAHDPYNPDAQHSLDELLSQADVVSLHAPVTDDTVGMIGVREFAAMRDGVVFLNTARAQLHDTDALVDALVAGKVGAAGLDHFAGERLPVDHPLVGMRNVVLTPHIGGATFDTEARQAQMVADDLEALLAGNAPAHIVNPEVLGS
- a CDS encoding GNAT family N-acetyltransferase, coding for MTDQDRKAARRDIADALLKALERRHEVLDLIVEADDKSEAVEAIAGLLGTSHTGAEAVFGLSFDRLTKDSRKIIQAELEDLNKQLSFTLGERPASSGDTLELRPFSASEDRDIFGVRTEDMGGASGDGSGGQAGNLDDEIRAALGRVDDEEAAWFVAIDSGEKVGMVFGELLGGEVQVRIWIHPDHRKKGYGTAALRKSRSEMAWCFPAVPMVVRAPAANPDR
- a CDS encoding xylulokinase; amino-acid sequence: MSRKDVTIGIDVGSTAVKAISADADGNVTARVRIPHELRVPAPDRLEHDAEAAWRRGPSAALNELIHQPGIAAAAVSAMVPSMTAVDDTGAPITPGLLYGDVRGRTPGGDAQPLPALGEAAEFLRWTAEQAPGAAGYWPAPAVANHALSGQAAIDIATAATAFPLFDGTGWNPEACAERGAAVEQLPRVESMGAVVGQLRGTDAALATGAIDALCEQIVAGADRDGDVLVMCGTTLIVWTTIAEARQMPGLWTIPHTAPGKSQIGGASNAGGLFLGWVDRVVAPADPTTVEPGRVPVWAPYLRGERTPFHDRDCRGVLEALDLTHDAAALRRAAYEASGFVVRRLIELGGAPVSRLVATGGGTRVAPWLQAIADATGRPVEVSGVAEGAALGAAFLARMAVGLETTIADAARWARIERVVEPDPAWASAVEDRYQRFLELGNRRCSAVAPPAF
- a CDS encoding zinc-dependent alcohol dehydrogenase; the encoded protein is MKALVYGVPPEPFEVPDDANPLSQNLTRTPTALRDLPDPELPQEDWVITRPRLTGICGSDSKQILLDFGEGDTDNAMAAFCSFPQVMGHEVVADVVALGPAARGLSVGERVVLNPWLSCGPRGIQPPCPACEAGDYSLCWSFTDGDIKPGIHTGVSADVTGGYAELMPAHDSMLFAVPDSIPDEMAVFADPFSVSLHSITRHPPPRSGTALVYGAGSLGLCAVAILRALYPGVAVAVVARFAAQAELARRFGAAKILAHEPRTAIIEELVTWGGGRLRQPLQGLPMAHPGAVDVVYDTVGKPETFEVGVRVLRSRGTLVKAGVHAPGRWEDSPLYFKELSFVGSNAFGIEEVDGQRKHAIAHYLDLAAAGRMDLRPMLTHTFRLERWRDAFHALANQGDSGAVKVGIDQRQVLARR